One Bos taurus isolate L1 Dominette 01449 registration number 42190680 breed Hereford chromosome 3, ARS-UCD2.0, whole genome shotgun sequence DNA window includes the following coding sequences:
- the CD1E gene encoding T-cell surface glycoprotein CD1e, membrane-associated precursor (The RefSeq protein has 2 substitutions compared to this genomic sequence), whose translation MLLLLPLLPLLFKGLLCHGASIVGLQVPGPHHLAAEESPSFRLIQISSFANHSWTKTQGSGWLGDLQTHGWDSVLASIRFLRPWSQGNFSKEELKNIQAFLQLYLHSFPREVQAYASQFQFEYPFELQVSFGCLIHSGKALETFLNGAYQGLDFLSFQENSWKSSPEAGSRAENVCKVLNHYRVIKEIVQRLLSDTCPRFLAGVLEAGKAELEKQVKPEAWVSKGPSPGPGRLLLVCHVSGFHPKPIWVMWMRGKQKHPGTRRGDVLPNADGTWYLRVTLDVAAGEAAGLSCQVKHSSLGGQDIIIHWGGYSVFWILICLIVIVTLVMLVIVDSLFKKQSSNQDVFSISHPAFPIGAKTQDPRNSGHQLCLAQESWIKNKLLKKWKARLNQL comes from the exons ATGCTGCTTCTGCTGCCTCTGCTGCCTCTGCTATTCAAGGGACTTCTCTGCCATGGGGCAAGCATAGTGG gtctTCAGGTTCCAGGACCCCATCATGTGGCTGCAGAAGAATCCCCCTCCTTCCGCTTGATCCAGATCTCCTCCTTTGCCAATCACAGCTGGACGAAGACCCAGGGCTCAGGCTGGCTGGGCGACCTGCAGACTCATGGCTGGGATAGTGTCTTGGCCAGCATCCGCTTTCTGAGGCCCTGGGCCCAGGGTAACTTCAGCAAGGAGGAACTGAAGAACATCCAGGCATTCTTACAGCTGTACCTCCACAGTTTCCCACGGGAAGTGCAGGCCTATGCCAGTCAGTTTCAGTTTGAAT ACCCCTTTGAGCTCCAGGTATCATTTGGATGTTTAATTCATTCTGGGAAGGCTTTGGAAACCTTCTTAAATGGAGCATATCAAGGATTAGATTTCCTGAGTTTCCAAGAAAATTCCTGGAAGTCATCTCCAGAAGCAGGAAGTCGAGCTGAGAATGTCTGTAAGGTGCTCAACCACTACCGAGTTATTAAAGAAATTGTGCAGAGGCTTCTCAGTGACACCTGTCCTCGGTTTCTGGCAGGAGTCCTTGAAGCAGGGAAGGCAGAACTGGAAAAACAAG TGAAGCCAGAGGCTTGGGTGTCCAAAGGCCCCAGTCCTGGGCCTGGCCGTCTGTTGTTGGTGTGCCATGTCTCTGGCTTTCATCCAAAGCCCATATGGGTGATGTGGATGAGGGGTAAGCAGAAGCACCCAGGGACTCGACGAGGTGATGTCTTGCCCAATGCTGATGGGACCTGGTATCTCCGAGTAACCCTGGATGTGGCAGCTGGGGAGGCGGCTGGCCTGAGTTGCCAAGTGAAGCACAGCAGCCTAGGAGGCCAGGACATCATCATCCACTGGG GTGGATACTCCGTATTCTGGATATTGATCTGCTTAATTGTAATAGTTACCTTGGTCATGTTGGTTATAGTTGATTCAttgtttaaaaagcagag CTCAAATCAGGATGTCTTCTCTATCTCCCACCCTGCCTTTCCCATAGGAGCCAAAACCCAAGACCCCAGGAATTCAGGACATCAGCTCTGCTTGGCACAGGAATCATGGATCAAAAACaaactcttaaagaaatggaaagctaGACTAAATCAACTCTAG